The DNA segment ACGGCTCGTCCGAGTGGTCCGGTGCCGAGGACGACAAGTCGCGCCTGAGAGTTGGTCATGGATCGCTCCTTCTCGGCGCCTGCAGGCTCTCCTACGTCGTGCGGCCTGCGGGAGACTGCCCCGTCGGGTAGAGCTCGAAGCGCAGGCTCCCCGGCTCCTCGCCCGGGCCCACCCGGTGGAAGCCGGCCTTCTCCAGGACGCGGATCGACGGCCGGTTGCCTGGTATGGCCTCGGCCACGGCGCGCACGACGCGGGCCGCCCGAGGACCCACCCCACCGGGGCCGTCACGATTTCGGGCGGGTAGGCATGCCCCTGAAACGCCTCCAGCACCGCGTACCGGACCTCCACCGCGCCGCCCCGGAGCGGTCGCTTGAAGCCGCCGTTCGCCACCAGGAGGGCCTGTTCCGGCTCCCCGTCCCCAGCAAGCCGTACCGGGCGTACCATCCCATGCCGGCCGGATCGACCTCGAGGCGTGCCAGGAGAAAGGGAAGGGCGTCGGCCAAGGTCTCCCGAGGCCACGCGTCAAGGACTACCGCCCGCAGCATGGGGGCCAGTCGCTCGCGGCCGGCCATCTTCGCCCGTACAAGGAAGGCCGGCATGAACCGTCCGCGGTCGATTTCGCCAGATTACGCACTGACGCGGAAACGCTTGTGCAATACAACGTGGTGGGCGGCCGCGCTCATAGCCTTCCTCTGGATGGTCTCCCAATCTCCAGCTTGGACGGGGTTGCGGGGCGACCTTCCTTCTTAAGGTCTCTTCAGCCCACCGCCTCCGGGACCCTACGAAGGGCCCCAGC comes from the Limnochorda pilosa genome and includes:
- a CDS encoding GNAT family protein; the encoded protein is MRAVAEAIPGNRPSIRVLEKAGFHRVGPGEEPGSLRFELYPTGQSPAGRTT